The proteins below are encoded in one region of Micromonospora sp. DSM 45708:
- a CDS encoding non-ribosomal peptide synthetase/MFS transporter — protein sequence MTDLKDPAREAARQALIAKRLRARQTAPAARITPRPDGAQVPLSYAQERVWFMDQLAPGEAAYHIAVPLRVRGPLDVDALRAALAALAARHESQRTRFPADADGRPTVVIADTPDVPLTVVEAPDEAAAQALVDAAAAEPFDLAHGPLLRALLIRLDVSDHVLFLGQHHIVGDGWSVDVLLRDLITLYRGGEPPALPIQYGDFAVWEAGELDGPQARTHVDYWKQRLAGITPLELPLDRPRPATQTYRGDFVEFQLDPAATEALNALTRDSGGTLFMTLLSAYQVLLARHAGQDDFAVGASVAGRSAPELENVVGMFINMLPLRAELAGDPSFTELLARTRRSVLDGFEHADVPFAKVVHELGLPRDVSRSPVFQTMFVLQNYEMGRFRGVSRSDEVTFEWTPMELQATRFDFELHAVETVDGLWGKLVFNTDLFDRATVERMARRWTALLDAIVAAPDTPVSRLPLLPDVERELLAGWNDTAADFPRDETLHGPIEERAAATPDAVAVTIDGHSRTYAELNADANRIAHRLRAAGVGPETLVGVCAERSVELVAGLLGVLKAGGAYLPLDPEYPADRLAFMVTDADAPVVLVQSHLRDVLPATAATVLDLDDATVWADQPGTDPAPVAGPEHLAYVIYTSGSTGRPKGVPNTHRGIVNRLDWMQKTYRLGADDAVLQKTPASFDVSVWEFFWPLRTGARLVLAKPGGHKDAGYLRDLLVSERITTAHFVPSMLTVFLAEEGVEAATALRRVICSGEELPLTSAVDFTTRLPWCGLHNLYGPTEAAIDVTAWPCEPARLAGLTGVPIGAPIANLRLHVLDASGAQCPVGVAGELHIGGVGLARGYHRRPALTAEKFVPDPFADEPGARLYRTGDLARWVVGPDGAGVIEFLGRIDHQVKLRGLRIELGEIESALREQPDVTEATVIVREDSPGDKRLTAYLVGPAEHAALKAALKDTLPEYMVPAAFVTLDALPLTPNGKLDRKALPAPVVTREASVALVEPRDDTERALAAIWSEVLGVETLGIDDDFFDLGGHSMLATQVVAKIRKAELGGRAVGVMDLFQQRTIRDLAAFISGDATQEGPRRLLYELTKPIPAAKRVLTYVCVPYGGGSAIVYQPLADALPAGYGLWSLAIPGHDVGLSEDALPFDELTTRVADEIVERVEGPIALYGHCGVGSAIVAEVARKVEAAGRDLTAVYIGAMFPFARPKGPFAAARNRLEQLRSNKHYASWLKSMGVDTDELDPEQADRIISNMRADSRASEEYFTRLLDRQATKLRAPIISVVGSEDPVTDYYRERYAEWQFLSDTLGLVVLDQAGHFFLKYRAEELAEIVTRTHPAVVAGDLTGLEPEARGEDAGWAVHDMLRVGDTGKPATTVKPSMGRFLAVTIGQLVSSTGSALTAFALPIWLFNRTGSVADLGLLWALALICGVLMLPVAGALVDRVSRRRIMMLASSVAGSVQLVLAALLWTDNLVLWHIYLLVAFSSVAGSFQRIAFQSAVPQLVPKRYLGHAMGITQLSTGVATLLMPAFAAGLLAAIELKGILIVDVASYVVAVLTLAVVRFPDLLGWRPRERLLVAIANGMRYSWQHRGFRLMLGYFALGNIFLAPALVLTTPLVLSFGSPTQVAQVALAEAVGAVLGGVLMSLWGGPRKRRMIGVLIGNLGTAIGCVLIGLDASIVMICVGFCWLAMAMTTAQSIYATIVQVKVPQRFHGRVFSLNQTISWSTLPIGFALLAPAATALFEPMLAPGGSLADSVGAVIGTGPGRGIGFAYVCFGVILILITLGGFGIRLLRRFDLEVEDSLPDDLIGAQEREKRLAAKAETREAVPA from the coding sequence ATGACCGACCTGAAGGATCCGGCCCGCGAGGCGGCCCGGCAGGCGCTGATCGCCAAGCGACTGCGCGCCCGCCAGACCGCCCCCGCGGCCCGGATCACCCCCCGGCCCGACGGCGCGCAGGTGCCGTTGTCCTACGCCCAGGAGCGGGTCTGGTTCATGGACCAGCTCGCCCCCGGCGAGGCCGCGTACCACATCGCGGTGCCCCTGCGGGTGCGCGGACCGCTCGACGTCGACGCGCTGCGCGCGGCCCTGGCCGCGCTCGCCGCCCGGCACGAGTCGCAGCGCACCCGCTTCCCGGCCGACGCCGACGGCCGCCCCACCGTGGTCATCGCCGACACCCCGGACGTGCCGCTGACCGTGGTGGAGGCACCCGACGAGGCCGCCGCGCAGGCGCTCGTCGACGCCGCGGCGGCCGAGCCGTTCGACCTGGCGCACGGCCCGCTGCTGCGCGCGCTGCTGATCCGGCTGGACGTCTCCGACCACGTGCTCTTCCTCGGCCAGCACCACATCGTCGGCGACGGCTGGTCGGTGGACGTGCTGCTGCGCGACCTGATCACGCTCTACCGGGGCGGCGAGCCGCCGGCCCTGCCGATCCAGTACGGCGACTTCGCCGTCTGGGAGGCCGGGGAGCTGGACGGCCCGCAGGCCCGGACGCACGTCGACTACTGGAAGCAGCGCCTCGCCGGCATCACCCCGCTGGAGCTGCCGCTGGACCGGCCCCGCCCGGCCACCCAGACCTACCGGGGCGACTTCGTCGAGTTCCAGCTCGACCCGGCGGCCACCGAGGCGCTCAACGCGCTCACCCGGGACAGCGGCGGCACGCTGTTCATGACGCTGCTGTCGGCGTACCAGGTGCTGCTGGCCCGGCACGCCGGGCAGGACGACTTCGCGGTCGGCGCGTCGGTGGCCGGCCGGTCCGCGCCGGAGCTGGAGAACGTCGTCGGCATGTTCATCAACATGCTGCCGCTGCGGGCCGAGCTGGCCGGGGACCCGAGCTTCACCGAGCTGCTCGCCCGCACCCGACGCAGCGTGCTCGACGGCTTCGAGCACGCCGACGTGCCGTTCGCCAAGGTGGTGCACGAGCTGGGCCTGCCCCGCGACGTCAGCCGCTCCCCGGTGTTCCAGACCATGTTCGTGCTCCAGAACTACGAGATGGGCCGGTTCCGCGGCGTGTCCCGCAGCGACGAGGTCACGTTCGAGTGGACCCCGATGGAGCTCCAGGCCACCCGGTTCGACTTCGAGCTGCACGCGGTGGAGACCGTGGACGGGCTCTGGGGCAAGCTGGTCTTCAACACCGACCTGTTCGACCGGGCCACGGTCGAGCGGATGGCCCGGCGGTGGACCGCGCTGCTGGACGCGATCGTCGCCGCGCCGGACACTCCGGTGTCCCGGCTGCCGCTGCTGCCCGACGTCGAGCGGGAGCTGCTCGCCGGCTGGAACGACACCGCGGCGGACTTCCCGCGCGACGAGACGCTGCACGGCCCGATCGAGGAGCGCGCCGCCGCCACCCCGGACGCGGTCGCGGTCACCATCGACGGGCACAGCCGCACGTACGCGGAGCTGAACGCCGACGCCAACCGGATCGCGCACCGGCTGCGCGCGGCCGGCGTGGGCCCGGAGACACTGGTCGGGGTGTGCGCGGAACGCTCGGTCGAGCTGGTCGCCGGCCTGCTCGGCGTGCTCAAGGCCGGCGGCGCCTACCTGCCGCTGGACCCGGAGTACCCGGCGGACCGGCTCGCCTTCATGGTCACCGACGCGGACGCGCCGGTGGTGCTGGTCCAGTCGCACCTGCGCGACGTGCTGCCGGCCACCGCCGCCACCGTGCTCGACCTCGACGACGCGACGGTCTGGGCCGACCAGCCCGGCACCGACCCGGCGCCGGTCGCCGGGCCGGAACACCTGGCGTACGTCATCTACACCTCCGGTTCGACCGGCCGCCCGAAGGGGGTGCCGAACACCCACCGGGGCATCGTCAACCGGCTCGACTGGATGCAGAAGACGTACCGGCTGGGCGCCGACGACGCGGTGCTCCAGAAGACGCCGGCCAGCTTCGACGTGTCGGTCTGGGAGTTCTTCTGGCCGCTGCGCACCGGCGCCCGCCTGGTGCTGGCGAAGCCGGGCGGGCACAAGGACGCCGGCTACCTGCGTGACCTGCTGGTGTCCGAGCGGATCACCACCGCCCACTTCGTACCGTCGATGCTGACCGTGTTCCTGGCCGAGGAGGGCGTCGAGGCGGCCACCGCGCTGCGTCGGGTGATCTGCTCCGGCGAGGAGCTGCCGCTGACCTCGGCGGTCGACTTCACCACCCGGCTGCCCTGGTGCGGCCTGCACAACCTGTACGGCCCGACCGAGGCGGCGATCGACGTCACCGCGTGGCCGTGCGAGCCGGCCCGGCTGGCCGGGCTGACCGGGGTGCCGATCGGCGCGCCGATCGCGAACCTGCGGCTGCACGTGCTCGACGCGTCCGGGGCGCAGTGCCCGGTCGGTGTGGCCGGTGAGCTGCACATCGGCGGCGTCGGCCTGGCCCGCGGCTACCACCGGCGGCCGGCGCTGACCGCGGAGAAGTTCGTCCCCGACCCGTTCGCGGACGAGCCGGGGGCCCGGCTCTACCGCACCGGCGACCTGGCCCGCTGGGTCGTCGGGCCGGACGGCGCCGGGGTGATCGAGTTCCTCGGCCGGATCGACCACCAGGTCAAGCTGCGCGGCCTGCGCATCGAGCTGGGCGAGATCGAGAGCGCGTTGCGCGAGCAGCCGGACGTCACCGAGGCCACGGTGATCGTCCGCGAGGACAGCCCCGGCGACAAGCGGCTCACCGCGTACCTGGTCGGGCCCGCCGAGCACGCCGCGCTGAAGGCGGCGCTCAAGGACACGCTGCCGGAGTACATGGTGCCGGCCGCGTTCGTCACGCTCGACGCGCTGCCGCTGACCCCGAACGGCAAGCTGGACCGCAAGGCGCTGCCCGCGCCGGTGGTCACCCGTGAGGCGTCGGTGGCGCTGGTCGAGCCGCGTGACGACACCGAGCGGGCCCTCGCGGCGATCTGGTCCGAGGTGCTGGGCGTGGAGACGCTCGGCATCGACGACGACTTCTTCGACCTGGGCGGGCACTCCATGCTCGCCACCCAGGTGGTCGCCAAGATCCGCAAGGCGGAGCTGGGCGGCCGGGCGGTCGGCGTGATGGACCTGTTCCAGCAGCGCACCATCCGGGACCTGGCCGCGTTCATCTCCGGTGACGCCACCCAGGAGGGGCCCCGCCGGCTGCTCTACGAGCTGACCAAGCCGATCCCGGCGGCCAAGCGGGTGCTGACCTACGTCTGCGTCCCGTACGGCGGCGGCAGCGCCATCGTCTACCAGCCGCTCGCGGACGCGCTGCCGGCCGGGTACGGGCTGTGGTCGCTCGCCATCCCCGGCCACGACGTCGGCCTCAGCGAGGACGCGCTGCCGTTCGACGAGCTGACCACCCGGGTCGCGGACGAGATCGTGGAGCGGGTCGAGGGCCCGATCGCGCTCTACGGCCACTGCGGCGTGGGCAGCGCGATCGTCGCCGAGGTGGCCCGCAAGGTGGAGGCGGCCGGCCGGGACCTGACCGCCGTCTACATCGGCGCGATGTTCCCGTTCGCCCGCCCGAAGGGCCCGTTCGCCGCGGCGCGCAACCGGCTGGAGCAGCTCCGCAGCAACAAGCACTACGCGAGCTGGCTCAAGTCGATGGGCGTGGACACCGACGAGCTGGACCCGGAGCAGGCCGACCGGATCATCAGCAACATGCGGGCCGACTCCCGCGCCTCGGAGGAGTACTTCACCCGGCTGCTGGACCGGCAGGCGACGAAGCTGCGCGCGCCGATCATCTCGGTGGTCGGCTCCGAGGACCCGGTCACCGACTACTACCGCGAGCGGTACGCCGAGTGGCAGTTCCTCAGCGACACGCTCGGGTTGGTGGTGCTCGACCAGGCCGGGCACTTCTTCCTGAAGTACCGCGCCGAGGAGCTGGCCGAGATCGTCACCCGCACCCACCCCGCGGTGGTGGCCGGTGACCTCACCGGCCTGGAGCCGGAGGCCCGGGGCGAGGACGCCGGCTGGGCGGTGCACGACATGCTCCGGGTCGGTGACACCGGCAAGCCGGCCACCACGGTCAAGCCGAGCATGGGCCGGTTCCTGGCGGTCACGATCGGGCAGCTCGTCTCCAGCACCGGTTCGGCGCTGACCGCGTTCGCGTTGCCGATCTGGCTGTTCAACCGCACCGGCTCGGTGGCCGACCTGGGCCTGCTCTGGGCGCTGGCGCTGATCTGCGGCGTGCTCATGCTGCCGGTGGCCGGCGCGCTGGTCGACCGGGTCAGCCGCCGCCGGATCATGATGCTGGCCAGTTCCGTGGCCGGCTCGGTCCAACTGGTGCTGGCCGCCCTGCTGTGGACCGACAACCTGGTGCTCTGGCACATCTACCTGCTGGTGGCGTTCAGTTCGGTGGCCGGGTCGTTCCAACGGATCGCGTTCCAGTCGGCGGTGCCGCAGCTCGTGCCGAAGCGCTACCTCGGGCACGCGATGGGCATCACCCAGCTCTCCACCGGTGTGGCCACGCTGCTCATGCCGGCGTTCGCCGCCGGCCTGCTCGCCGCCATCGAACTCAAGGGCATCCTGATCGTCGACGTGGCCAGCTACGTGGTCGCGGTGCTCACGCTGGCCGTGGTCCGCTTCCCGGACCTGCTCGGCTGGCGGCCCCGGGAACGGCTGCTGGTGGCCATCGCCAACGGCATGCGCTACTCGTGGCAGCACCGCGGGTTCCGGCTGATGCTCGGCTACTTCGCGCTGGGCAACATCTTCCTGGCCCCGGCGCTGGTGCTCACCACCCCGCTGGTGCTGTCGTTCGGCAGCCCGACGCAGGTGGCGCAGGTGGCGCTCGCCGAGGCGGTGGGCGCGGTGCTCGGCGGCGTGCTGATGTCGCTCTGGGGCGGGCCGCGCAAGCGTCGGATGATCGGCGTGCTGATCGGCAACCTGGGCACCGCGATCGGCTGCGTGCTGATCGGGCTCGACGCCTCGATCGTGATGATCTGTGTGGGCTTCTGCTGGCTGGCCATGGCGATGACCACCGCGCAGTCGATCTACGCGACCATCGTCCAGGTGAAGGTGCCGCAGCGTTTCCACGGTCGGGTGTTCAGCCTGAACCAGACCATCTCGTGGTCCACGCTGCCGATCGGGTTCGCGTTGCTGGCGCCGGCCGCCACCGCGCTGTTCGAGCCGATGCTCGCCCCGGGCGGGTCGCTGGCCGACAGCGTGGGCGCGGTGATCGGCACCGGTCCGGGCCGGGGCATCGGCTTCGCGTACGTCTGCTTCGGGGTGATCCTGATCCTGATCACCCTGGGCGGCTTCGGGATCCGGTTGCTGCGTCGCTTCGACCTGGAGGTCGAGGACTCCCTGCCGGACGACCTGATCGGCGCCCAGGAGCGGGAGAAGCGTCTGGCCGCCAAGGCGGAGACCCGGGAGGCCGTCCCGGCCTGA